GTCAAGCAGGGTGCGCTCGACCAGCAGATGACCGCCGATGACCGCGAGAAGTTCCTCGCCTACCTGACCCACGAGGGCTACCTGACCGCCGACCTGGCCTACAAGGGCACGGACGGTCGCGGCTATGACGTCAATCCGGGCCCCGGCATGGTTCCTGGCCCGGGCAAGGAATCGACCCCCTATCCGCTGACCGACGTCCTGCATTCCAACGCCTGGCGGACCCTGACCTCGGTCGCCGGCTACGAGCAGCAGCGGACCATGTTCCAGCCGGTCGGCGGCATGGACCAGGTGGCCAAGGGCTTCGAACGCCATGTCGGCCAGCTGATCCGCTATTCGACCCTGGTGAAGAAGTATCGCCAGAACGAGAAGGGCGTGGAGGTCACGGTCTCCGGTCCCGACGGCAAGGTCGAGACCCTGAGCGCCGACTACTGCATCTGCACCATTCCGCTGTCGGTGCTGCGCCAGATGGACATGGGTGTGTCGCCCAAGTTCAAGGCGGCGATCGGCGCGGTCTCCTATGCCCTGGTGGGCAAGATCGGCCTGCAGATGAAGACCCGCTTCTGGGAAGAGAAGCACTTCATCTACGGCGGCCACGTCTACACCGACAACCCGGAGATCAACACGATCACCGTGCCGTCCACCGGCTATCAGAGCCAGAAGGGCGTGCTGCTGGGCTACTACAACTTCGGCGCCTCGGCGGCCAAGGTCAGCGCGCTGAGCCCCAAGGCCCGGCAGGAGCTCGCGGCCCAGGGCGGGCAGGTGGCCTTCCCGGAATATGCGCAGAACGTGGAGACCTCGTTCTCCGCCGCCTGGCACCGGATCGAGCACAACCTCGGGGGCTGGGCCGAGTGGAGCGAGGAAGGCCGCCGCGACGCCTATCCGATCCTCTGCGAACCCGACGGCCGGCTGTACCTGGCCGGCGAACACCTATCCTATCTGACCGGCTGGCAGGCCGGGGGGATCGAAAGCGCCTGGCAGCAGATCGCCAAGCTGCACAAACGCGCCCAAGCGGCCTGACCGGAGTTCTACCGATGCGTCTTACGATCCCGCTGGCAGCGGTCCTTGTCCTGTGCGCGGCTCCCGCCTTCGCCGCCCCCGACGGCAAGGAGCTGTTCGCCGACAACTGCTCGGCCTGTCATCAGTTGACCGGCAAGGGCATTCCCGGGGCCTTCCCGGCCCTGGCCGGCAGCAAGGTGGCCCAGGGCGACCCCAAGGAGCCCGTCACCCGGGTTCTGAAGGGGAGGGGCGGCATGCCGGCTTTTGGTGCCGACCTGAGCGACCTGGAGATCGCCAAGGTCCTGACCTACGTCCGCTCCTCATGGGGCAACAAGGGCAAGCCGGTGCAGCCGGCGCAGGTCACCGCCCTGCGCGTCGCCAAGGTCACGGGACCCAAGTCCTCGGTGCTGGCGCACTAGTCATCACGTTCCGGGAAAGTTTGGAGGCCTGACCCGGAATCGAACCGGGGTGGGCGATTCTCCAGCGCGCGCTGGTCGCCCGGCATGACTCCGATGATGGGGAACGGCGCACATCTATGGGCCGCATCATCGATACGGATGCCGTTCGCGGTTGAAGTCGATGAGGCGACCGTTGTGTTCGATCAGGATCAGGGCCGCCGATATCCCCTGTGTTTCCATCTCTCGCACGATGTCCGCGGCCCGCCACTGCATCGGGATGATCACGACTTCGGGGGGGCGAGCCTTCAAGACATCGCGAAACTGTATTGGCTGACCCGTACCGGGGACGAAGGTTCCGACCTTCGAGGGATCGGAATCCACGACAAGGGGGAATCGTTCAGCGTCCAGCCCGAACTGATGCATGAAGGCGGCGCCCTTGCCGGTTCCGCCCCAGACAACGATTGAGCGATCGCCCGCCGCAAGGTCATCGATCTGCCGACGAATAGCGACGCGGTGATCTTGGCTCTCGGCCATGAAGCGCTCGGCCGCCTGAGCCTGGGCTGCGATTGCGGCCGGAACGCCGAGCTTCACCAGGGCGTAGACCACCTCTCCATCATAGCCATGCGCCAGCTCGAAGACTTCTCCCGCTCGCGCCATGAGCGTCCGAAAGGAGTTCGTCGTGAAGTGGGAGGTGTGTTCGTAGAAGAAATCTGCGAGCCGGCCGGTGGCGAACACACGATCAATGCAGGGCGACTCCGCGAACAGCCAGCAGGGCTTGTCCAGCTGCGACGCGCCCCAGGCCAGCGCTTCAATCAGCGCCGCCGGGTCGGTCAAGTGTTCGATCACATGGCGAATGACGATCGCGTCGGGGGCGTACCGGACCACATCAGCGAGGGGTTCGAAGAGGCGGGCATGGAATTCGAAGCCCTGCCCGGTTTCCGGGTGGGTGCTTGGGTCGAATCCAAGGATCCTCGCGTCGCCGCCGGAGGCCTTGGCCAGGGCCCGCAGGAAATGCCCTTCGCCACAGCCGATCTCCACCAAGGTCGGGTGTGGCGGCATCCGGCGAACGAGCCGGTCGCAGCTATCCGCGAGGTGACCCTGCCAGATCACTCCGTTGTTGAACATGCGATTGGGGCTGTCCCGATAGGGAACGGCGTCATAGCGGAAGCTGCGGTTCCAGACGTGCGTGCAGACCGGGCACTGCACGAAGTCGTGCGGAAGGCGTTCCATGGCCATCGCCTCGGAGGCCGAGGCCGGCCAGCCAAGCGTCGCCAGCGGCTGCTGGCCGCCGTCAAAGAACGGCACCGCCACGCTGTGCGCGCAGACAGGACACGGCGCGGCGACGAAGTGGGGTTGTTTTGCGGTCAAAGCGCCGCGAGCTCGCGCGACGTGAACACCCGGGCCGGATTGGCCTGGATCGCCTCGTGATGTTGATAAAGAGCCCACATGGCGTCAGCCACCTCACTTCGGATTGGACGATCGCCAACGGCGAACAGCTGTTCGTCGATCCGCGCGGCGAGCGCCTGTTCACCAAGCTCGACCCGCAGGTCGTCGTCCATGACAATCCGCAGCGCCGCCTCCTCGTAGGCCGCCTCGGTGGTCGCGACCAGCCATGCAGGCATACCGAGCAACCTCAGAAGCATGCGGTCGGTTTTCACGGGATTGCCTGGCGCGTCCATGGCGACCACGGGAAGGCCCTGACGCAGGCAGTCGATCACGCTGTGGAACCCGCCGAAGGGATAGGGACTGAGGGCAATGTCACAGTCATTCAGCCGTTCGAGATAGGCGTTGGGCGACATCTTGCCGTGAATGATGGGATCGCCCAGGCGGAGGTCGTTGACGGCTTTGAAGGCGGCGACCTGGAGCGCCGAGGCGTTGGGGAAGACATGGTACTCGATGACCCGCCCGCCAGAGGCGGCCCGTTCCCGTAACCGCGCGAGCAGGGCGACAAAGGTCGGGTTCAGCTTGATCATATTGCAGGGCAAGGCGATCCGGACCGGATCGGCGGTGGGTCGCAAATTCGGGCGAACCGGCCTGTAGGACGGCGACGGCTCGAGCCGCAGCGCCTCATCGGGCAGCAGGATCAAGCGCTCGCTGAACACCTCCGGCTCATCGACGAAACCTTCTTCCAGGATCATGTAGTCGATCTCCGGAATGAAGGTGGACGCGGGGTGGCCGATGGCGACCACCTGGATTGGCGCGAGGCGGAGATTGCCGATCAGCGGCCCCCAATGGCTCATGCCGAGACTTGGCCAGAACAGGATGTCGGGCTGGGCGCGCTTGATCGCGGCCAGGATCACGTTGAGATGCTCGCCCTTCGGCGTTTCGGTGAACACCACGACCTCGTCGAACAAGGATCGTACGGCCGGGTCTGCGTGCAGTTCGGGCGCGATCAACACCAGGCGGAAGCGCGTGCGTAGCTGCCGGAGGTACTGGCCGTAGTAGCGGTACTGGACGTGTGTCGAGTGGATCACCTCGGCGCAGAACACCAGGGTGGGGCGGTCCTTGAGAGGCGCTCGCGGGCTGAGGGGCGCAGCCGACATCGACAGACGGACCAGAAGGTCACGGAACGCGCGGTTCAGGACCTGCTTGATGTCATGCTTCTCGGCGTCGAAGGCGTAGCTGCAAAGCATCCACCCGTTGCTGGCCAGGCTTAGGCTGCTCAGCTTGGCCGGGATTTGGCCGAGATCGCCCGCGGCGATCCGGGCGAGGGCGTCCTCACGCCGTTCCTCTCCCTGCGCCGTCAGCAGGGGTACGGTCGCGACGGCGGTCAGTGCGACCAGCAGGGCAAGCGGCCCGGCCTTCTCCAGCCTCTCGCCGATATCCATCGGCGACTCTGAGTCGATCGAGAGCAATGACAGGAGCTGGTCGGACAGCAGCGCTCGCAAGTGATCCGAACCGCCGAAGGCGCTGGCTCGAAACAGGTTGCTCATCGGCCCCTGCGCGAAGATCAGACTGGCCATTTCGTCGGGCGTCGGTTGAACGGCCGGGTCCGCCAGGACCGCGCCCACAGCGGCGGCCAGCCGGGTATAACCCCGGATTTGGTCAGGGTCGGACAGTTCCCGCGCAGTGATGAGCCCTTCGAGAATCCTGAGGACGGCTACGACGCGGTCGCCGGTCCGGGCATAGCAAGCCGCCTCAAGTTCAGAAACATCCAACATCGCGCCTTGATAGCTCGCAACACGCCTAGGCTCAAAACCGAAGTCGAGGCGCGCTCTTCGCCACTGATCATGGGGCTGAGCGCATCACACACTGGTCGCGGGGGCCGGCCAGCGGCAGAGCGACCTGCTTACGCTCCCGTGGTCGGTCGTTGATGACAGATGATCTCTAGAAACGAGCAGGCAGCCTGCAGCGACCAACACATTCACTGTTCTAGGTGACGGGAAAGTTTGGAGGCCTGACCCGGAATCGAACCGGGGTGCACGGATTTGCAGTCCGCTGCGTAACCACTCCGCCATCAGGCCGCCGCGACGTTTTTGAACACGCCGGGTGTTTGGAAGGGCGGATGGCTAACAGAACGCCCCGCCTCGGGCAACGTCTGTCGCAGGGTCGCATTGCGTTCGGGTTAAGGGCGGACCTATAAGCGCGCAAATTGCTATTTCCGGTTTGGGGAATCATGGCCGATCTCGCCGAAGCCCGTTCGAACATGGTGGAGAGCCAGGTGCGTCCCAGCGACGTCACCGACATCCGCATCCACGACGCCATGCGCGTCATCCCGCGTGAGGACTTCGTTCCCGCCGGCAAGGGCTACCTGGCCTATACCGACGGGCCGGTGGAGTACGCGCCGGGCCGCTCGCTGCTGAAGCCCCGCGACGTGGCCAAGCTGCTGCAGATGGCCAAGCCCGTGGCCGGCGAACGCGCCCTGGCCATCGCCGCGCCTTACGCCGCCGCGATCCTGGAAGCGCTGGAGGTGGTCGTCGACCGCCTCGACGACGGCGACCTGAAGACCGTGCCGGGCTCCAACTACGACCTGATCGTCGTCGAGGGCGCCGTCTCCCGCGCGCCGGAAGCCTGGCTCAAGGCGCTGGCCCCGGGCGGCCGCCTGGCGGTGGTGGAGCGCGACGGTCCGGTGGGCAAGGCCGCCCTCTATGTGCGGGCTGACGACGAGATCGGCCGGCGCACGGTGTTCGACGCCACGCCGCCGATGCTGGCCGGCTTCGAAGCGCAACACGGCTTCGCCTTCTGATCGCCTGAAACACCCGCGAAATCTGGGTGTGAAAAAAGCTTAAGGTTGCGCCCTCTGGCGTGATCTCAATTCGGCGGCCATATAGGCTCCGATATCTTACGTCGATTTCGGGGATAAGCATGTTCAATAGCCGTCGCGGAGGTTTACTCGCCGCGGTCTGCAGCGCGGGCCTGATTTGCGGCCTGGCCGCGGGTCCCGCCGCCGCCGAGACCCTGGCCGACGCGATCGCGCTTGCCTACGACTCCAACCCGACCCTGCAGGCCCAGCGGGCCAGCCAACGCGCCCTGGACGAAAACTATGTCCAGGCCCGGTCAGGCTACCGGCCCTCGTTGACCGCCTCGGCCAGCGCCAGCTACCAGGAAATCCGTACGCCCGCCGCGGCGCGTGGGCTGAGCATCGACACCAACGGCGACGGTGTTCCTGACGCCGCGGGCTCGGGCATTCGGGAAGCCAATTCGGGCAGCGCCGCCCTGTCGCTGAACCAGCCCCTCTATACCGGCGGCCGGGTCGCCGCCGCGGTGTCCGCCGCAGAGGCCGACATCCTGACCGGTCGTGAGAACCTTCGCCGGGTCGAGACCCAGGTGCTGGGCACGGTCATCACCGCCTATGTGGACACCCGCCGCGACCAGGAAGCCCTGCGCATCCGGCAGGAGAACGTTCGCGTGCTGGAGCGCCAGCTGGAGGAATCCAAGGCCCGCTTTGACGTGGGCGAAATCACCCGCACCGACGTCGCCCAGTCGGAATCCCGCCTCGCCGCGGCCGTGTCGCTGTTCCAGTCATCAGAGGCCCAGCTGGCCATCAGCCGCGCCAACTATGTCGCCGCCGTGGGTCAGAGCCCCGGTGACCTGGCGCCGGAGCCGTCCCTGGCCGCGCTGCTGCCGGCCTCGGTGGACCAGGCCTTCGACACCGCTCAGGTGGACAACGCCCAGATCCGCGCCGCCCAGTACACCGAACAGGCCAGCAAGGCCCGCGTCGCCGGCGCTCGCGCCGAGCGCATGCCGACCATCGGTCTGACCGCCCGCCTAGGCTATACCGGCGGAGCCAGCCCCCTCGACACCGATCTCTATTCCCGCAACGTCACCGGCGGAGCGACCTTCACCCTGCCGCTGTTCAGCGGCGGCCTGACCAGCTCGCGGGTGCGCCAGACCATCGAGCGCAACAATGTCGACCGCATCGGGGTCGAGACCGCCCGGCGCGTGGTGCTGCAGAACCTGACCCAGGCCTGGAGCCAACTTACCGCCGCCCGCGCCAATATCGGCTCCACCAACACCCAGGTGCGCGCCGCGCGCATCGCGGCCGAAGGCACCCGCCAGGAGCAGCAGGTGGGCCTGCGCACCACCCTGGATGTGCTGAACGCCGAGCAGGAGCTGCGCTCGGCCGAACTGGCCCAGGTCAGCGCCCGTCACGACGAGTATGTCGCCGCCGCCAGCGTGTTGGCCCAGATGGGCCACCTGCAGGCCAGCTACCTGACGCCCAATGTGGCGCACTACGATCCGAAGGCCAACTTCGGCAAGCTGCGCATCACCTGGGGCTGGGTGCCGTGGGAGGAGCCGATCGCCATCGTCGATTCGGTGTTCACGCCCAAGCCGGTGGAAAAGCCCGCCCCCAGGCCGGCCCCTGCCGGCCAATAGGCGGCGGCGTTGCCCGACGGAAGCGCGACCTTTCGCCTGCGACGCGAATCCGCCCTTGCGCAGCTTGGTGGAAATTGCAGGATCAGTCCGTCGCGCCTAGGCTGGCGCTGATGGATTCTCTCTTCGCTCCAGCGACGGCTCAAAATGTCTGACCAGACCTCTCAAGAACCGACAATGGAGGAGATCCTCGCCTCTATCCGCCGCATCATCTCAGAAGATGACGCGCCGGGGGCCGAGGCCGCGCCTGCTGAGGAGCCGGCGGAAGAGGTCGTCTCCGAAGAGATTCCTATCCCGCCCGAGGAGGAGCCCGAGGAGGATGACGGCGTCCTGGAGCTGACCGAGAGGGTCGAGACCCACGGCGACATCGACGTCTATGCCGCCGCCGCCCCCGAGCCGGCCTATACTCCGCCGCCCGCGCCTACCGCCTGGGCCGATGACGCGCCCGACGTTGGCCCCGGCGCCGGCCTGGTGGGCGATCCCGCCGCCGCCGCCGCCGCCGCCGCCTTCGGCCACCTGTCCTCGCAGATTCTGATGCCGCGCGACGGCCGCACCCTGGAAGACGTGGTGCGAGAACTGCTGCGCCCCCTGCTCAAGCAGTGGCTGGACGACAACCTGCCGCGCATCGTGCAGGACACCGTCCAGTCGGAAGTCGAGCGCATCGCGCGCGGCGGCCGAGTATAAATCCAATCCACTTCCATTGATCGTCATGGCCGGGCTTGTCCCGGCCATCCATGATCTCCATGGCGAAGACCGCATTATGCGGTTCCGCTTTGGCGATCTGGACGACGACGGAGATCATGGGTCCCCGGGACAAGCGCGGGGATGACGATTGTGGGGTTTGGGGAGTCGTAGATTTGCGACACCGGTCCTGCCCGTATATGCACCGCAGCCAGCATGCTTGAAAAAACCTTCGATCCGAAAACCGCCGAACCTCGCCTCTATGCGACGTGGGAGAGCTCGGGCGCGTTCGCCCCGATCTCGGACCCGGCCGCCGAGCCGTTCTCCATCGTGATCCCGCCGCCCAACGTGACGGGCTCGCTGCACATCGGGCATGCGCTGAACAACACCCTTCAGGACGTGCTGATCCGCTTCGAGCGCATGCGCGGCAAGGCGGCCCTGTGGCTGCCCGGCACCGACCACGCGGGCATCGCCACCCAGATGGTGGTGGAGCGCCAGCTGGCCGCCGCCGGCAACCAGAGCCGCCGCGACATGGGCCGCGAGGACTTCGTCGCCAAGGTCTGGGAATGGAAGGCTGAAAGCGGCGGGACCATCACCAACCAGCTGCGCCGCCTGGGCGCCTCCTGCGATTGGAGCCGCGAGCGCTTCACCCTGGACGAGGGCCTGAGCGCCGCCGTCCGCAAGGTGTTCGTCACCCTGCACAAGCAGAAGCTGATCTACCGCGACAAGCGGCTGGTGAACTGGGACCCGGCCCTGCAGACCGCCATCTCCGACCTTGAGGTCGAGCAGAAGGAGGTGGACGGTCACTTCTGGCACTTCGCCTATCCGCTGGAGGATGGCTCAGGCGAGATCGTCGTGGCGACCACCCGGCCCGAGACCATGCTGGGCGACACCGCCGTCGCGGTGCACCCCACAGACGAGCGCTACAAGCACCTGATCGGCAAGGCCGTGCACCTGCCGATCGTGGGCCGGCCGATCCCGATCATCGCCGACGAGTATGCCGACCCTGAAAAGGGCTCGGGCGCGGTGAAGATCACGCCGGCCCACGACTTCAACGACTTCCAGGTCGGCAAGCGCCACAATCTGCCGCAGATCAACATCCTGACCCCGGATGCGAAGATCAACGAGAACGGCCCCGCCGATTATCAGGGCCTGGACCGTTTCGTGGCCCGCAAGAAGGTGATCGCCGCCTTCGAGGAACTGGGGCTGCTGCGCGAGGTGGAGAAGACCCGCCATGCCGTCCCGCACGGGGATCGTTCAGGCTCCGTGGTCGAGCCCTACCTGACCGACCAGTGGTACGTCGACGCCAAGACCCTGGCCGGCCCCGCGATCAAGGCGGTGGAGGAGGGGCGCACCGTCCTCGAGCCCAAGACCTGGGAGAAGACCTACTACGAGTGGATGCGCAACATCGAGCCGTGGTGCGTCTCGCGCCAGCTCTGGTGGGGGCACCGCATCCCGGCCTGGTACGGGCCGCAGGGCAAGATCTTCGTCGAGGAGACCGAGGAGGCCGCCCGCGCCGCCGCGCGTGAGTTCTACGGCCGCGACGAACCCCTGAGCCAGGACGAAGACGTTCTGGACACCTGGTTCTCCTCGGGCCTGTGGCCCTTCTCCACCCTGGGCTGGCCGGAGGAGACCGCCGACCTGGCGCGCTTCTACCCCACCAACACCCTGGTGACCGGCTTCGACATCATCTTCTACTGGGTCGCCCGGATGATGATGATGGGCCTCCACTTCACGGGGCAGGTCCCGTTCAAGCGGGTGTTCTTCAACGCCCTGGTCCGGGACGCCTCGGGCGCCAAGATGTCCAAGTCCAAGGGCAATGTCATGGACCCGCTGGACCTGGTGGACCAGTACGGCGCCGACCCGCTGCGCTTCACCCTGACCGCCATGTCGGGGCAGGGTCGCGACATCAAGCTCTCGACTCAACGCATTGAGGGGTATCGGAATTTCGGCACCAAGCTGTGGAACGCCGCCAACTTCTGCCAGTTCAACGGATGCGTCCGTGCAGAGCGCTTTGACCCCGCGGCGGTGACCAACCCCCTGAACCGCTGGATCGTCGGCGAGACGCAGAAGACCGCTCAGGCGGTCACCGAGGCGATCGCCTCCTGCGGTTTCGACGGGGCGGCCAACGCGCTTTACCGCTTCATCTGGAACACCTACTGCGACTGGTACGTCGAGCTCTCCAAGCCCCTTCTGAAGGGCGAGGACGCGGCCGCCAAGGCCGAGACCCAGGCCACCGCCGCCTGGGCGCTCGACGTGATCCTGAAGCTGCTGCACCCGATCATGCCGTTCCTGACCGAGGAGCTGTGGTCCCAGACCGCCGACCTGGGCGCCGCGCGCGATGAAGGCATGCTGATCTCCGCCCAGTGGCCGGACCTGCCGGCCAGCCTGGTGGACCCCAAGTCCGAGGCCGAGATCGGCCTGATCGTGGCCGCCATCACCGAGGGCCGCTCCGTGCGGGCCGAGCTGAACGTGCCCGGTTCGGCGCGTCCGCCGCTGCTGGTGCTGGAGGCCACCGCCGCCCAGCGCGCCGTGCTGGAGGCCAATGGGGCCATCGTGGCCCAGCTGCTGCGGGCCTCTGAGGTGCAGATCGCCGACACCGCGCCGCAGGGGGCCATCCCCTTCGTGGTGCAGGGCGTCACCTTCGCCCTGCCGGTGGCCGAGTTCATCGATTTGGAGGCGGAGAAGGCGCGCCTGGCCAAGGAGATCGCCACCCACGCCAGCGACATGGCCCATGTGATGAAGAAGCTCGGCAACCCGGCCTTCGTCGCCAACGCCAAGGAGGAGGTGGTCGAGGAGAACCGCGAGCGCCTCGCCGAATCCGAAGCCGCCAAGATCAAGCTGGAAGGCGCGCTGGCGAGGCTGCAGGCGGTCGTCTGACCGCCTGTCGCGAGGGCGACATCCCAGCGGCATAAGCCTGTCGAATCTTCTGTGGAGCGTCCCATGTCCTCACCCCAGATCATCGCCGGCGCCACGGGCTACGGCGTCTGGCCGGCCAACTCCATCGAGGGGTTGCTTGGGTGCAACGCCGCGCCGCTGGACGGGGTGGAGATCGACGTCCACCTGACCGCCGACGGCCATGTGGTGGCCCACCACGACTATCGCATCGCCGCCGATCATAGCCGACTGGGCGGGGCGTTCCTCGACACTCCCGGACCGTTGCTGCGGGACGCCAGTCTGGCCGAGCTGAAGGCCTACGACCTGGGTCGCCCGAAGCCGGGCTCGTCCTATGCCCGGCGCTATCCGGACAGGCCGGGAATGGACGGCGTCTTCATGCCGACCCTGCCGGAGCTGCTGACCGCCCTGGCCCAGGCGCCCGGTCCCCGCCGCAAATTGTTCGTCGAGATCAAGACCGATCCGGCCGACTACCGGGAGTCCGCCGATCCCGTGGCCCTGCTGGACGCCGTGCTGCGCGACCTGCGCGCCGCCGACTGGACGGCCGCCAGCAAGATCATCGCCTTCGACTGGTCGGTGCTGCGCGATCTCGCGGCCAAGGCCCCTGACATGGCGACCGCCCATCTCACCGTGCCCGACGCCATGAAGCCCAAGGTCAGGCTGCTGGCCAATGGCGACTCTCCCTGGGTCGACGGCTGCGATCCCCGCCATCACGGCGGCTCGGAGTTGCGGGCCATCCAGGCCCATGGCGGCCGCGAATGGTCGCCGCACATCTCCGATATCACCCCCGAGCGGGTGGCCGAGGCCAAGGCCCTGGGCCTGGCCGTGGGCGTCTGGGGCGTGGCGACGGCGGAGGAGATCGCGGCGATGACGGACCTGGGCGTCGAGGCCCTGACCGTGTCGGGCCCCGCCTGGAGCAGCGCCCCTCAGGGGTGACGGCGTTCTCCCAACGGACGTTTGCGTCCGCCCTTAGGTTATGGTTGTTCACCTAGGACGACGCGGCGGGATCAAGCCGCGCACCTTAGTGGAGAAAGCTCATGACCCAGGATGCGACGCCGGCCGGCTGGCCCGCCATGTCCATCGCCCAGGCCAATGCCCTGATCACCGCGCCGGGCTCGGCGGCGGAGGTCGAGGAGGTGGTCATTCGCGGGATCAAGACCAAGACCTGGAAGAACCTGCCGCCCACCCTGCGCTCGGTCGTCGAGGCCGGCCGCATCCACGGCGACAAGGTGTTCCTGGTCTATGAGGACGAGCGGGTCACCTACGAGGCCTTCTACCGCGCGGTGGCCAGGTTCGCCCTGGAGCTCCAGGCCCAGGGCCTGAAGAAGGGCGACCGGGTCGCCATCATCATGCGCAACCTGCCGGAATGGCCGGTGGCCTTCTATGCGGCCGCCTCAATGGGCGCGATCGTCACCCCGCTGAACGCCTGGTGGACCGGGCCTGAGCTGGAATACGGCCTGACGGACTCGGGCTCCAGGTTCGCCATCCTGGACACCGGCAGCTACGGCCGCCTGGTGGAGCACCTGCCCAACTGCCCCGACCTGCAGCGCATCTATGTCAGCCGTGAGATCGACGAGATCGCCCATCCGCAGGTGACCAAGCTGGAGACCGTGATCGGCGCGGCCAACGACTGGATCAAGCTGCCCAACCAGCCGATCCCGCCCGCGGAGATCGACACCGACGACGACGCCACCATCTTCTACACCTCGGGCACCACCGGTAAGCCGAAGGGGGCGCTGGCCACCCACCGCGCGGTCAATTCCAACATCATGGCCGGCGCGGCTTCTGGCGCGCGCGCCTTCCTGCGCCGGGGCGAAACCGCGCCGGCGCCCGATCCCAGCGCGCCGCAGCGATCTTCGCTGATCTCGGTGCCGTTCTTCCACGCCACAGGCTGTTTCGCCGTGCTGAACCCGTCGCTGATCGGCGGCGCCAAGCTGGTGATGATGCACAAGTGGGACGTGATCCGCGC
The sequence above is drawn from the Phenylobacterium glaciei genome and encodes:
- a CDS encoding c-type cytochrome; this translates as MRLTIPLAAVLVLCAAPAFAAPDGKELFADNCSACHQLTGKGIPGAFPALAGSKVAQGDPKEPVTRVLKGRGGMPAFGADLSDLEIAKVLTYVRSSWGNKGKPVQPAQVTALRVAKVTGPKSSVLAH
- a CDS encoding TolC family outer membrane protein, translating into MFNSRRGGLLAAVCSAGLICGLAAGPAAAETLADAIALAYDSNPTLQAQRASQRALDENYVQARSGYRPSLTASASASYQEIRTPAAARGLSIDTNGDGVPDAAGSGIREANSGSAALSLNQPLYTGGRVAAAVSAAEADILTGRENLRRVETQVLGTVITAYVDTRRDQEALRIRQENVRVLERQLEESKARFDVGEITRTDVAQSESRLAAAVSLFQSSEAQLAISRANYVAAVGQSPGDLAPEPSLAALLPASVDQAFDTAQVDNAQIRAAQYTEQASKARVAGARAERMPTIGLTARLGYTGGASPLDTDLYSRNVTGGATFTLPLFSGGLTSSRVRQTIERNNVDRIGVETARRVVLQNLTQAWSQLTAARANIGSTNTQVRAARIAAEGTRQEQQVGLRTTLDVLNAEQELRSAELAQVSARHDEYVAAASVLAQMGHLQASYLTPNVAHYDPKANFGKLRITWGWVPWEEPIAIVDSVFTPKPVEKPAPRPAPAGQ
- a CDS encoding valine--tRNA ligase; its protein translation is MLEKTFDPKTAEPRLYATWESSGAFAPISDPAAEPFSIVIPPPNVTGSLHIGHALNNTLQDVLIRFERMRGKAALWLPGTDHAGIATQMVVERQLAAAGNQSRRDMGREDFVAKVWEWKAESGGTITNQLRRLGASCDWSRERFTLDEGLSAAVRKVFVTLHKQKLIYRDKRLVNWDPALQTAISDLEVEQKEVDGHFWHFAYPLEDGSGEIVVATTRPETMLGDTAVAVHPTDERYKHLIGKAVHLPIVGRPIPIIADEYADPEKGSGAVKITPAHDFNDFQVGKRHNLPQINILTPDAKINENGPADYQGLDRFVARKKVIAAFEELGLLREVEKTRHAVPHGDRSGSVVEPYLTDQWYVDAKTLAGPAIKAVEEGRTVLEPKTWEKTYYEWMRNIEPWCVSRQLWWGHRIPAWYGPQGKIFVEETEEAARAAAREFYGRDEPLSQDEDVLDTWFSSGLWPFSTLGWPEETADLARFYPTNTLVTGFDIIFYWVARMMMMGLHFTGQVPFKRVFFNALVRDASGAKMSKSKGNVMDPLDLVDQYGADPLRFTLTAMSGQGRDIKLSTQRIEGYRNFGTKLWNAANFCQFNGCVRAERFDPAAVTNPLNRWIVGETQKTAQAVTEAIASCGFDGAANALYRFIWNTYCDWYVELSKPLLKGEDAAAKAETQATAAWALDVILKLLHPIMPFLTEELWSQTADLGAARDEGMLISAQWPDLPASLVDPKSEAEIGLIVAAITEGRSVRAELNVPGSARPPLLVLEATAAQRAVLEANGAIVAQLLRASEVQIADTAPQGAIPFVVQGVTFALPVAEFIDLEAEKARLAKEIATHASDMAHVMKKLGNPAFVANAKEEVVEENRERLAESEAAKIKLEGALARLQAVV
- a CDS encoding DUF2497 domain-containing protein — translated: MSDQTSQEPTMEEILASIRRIISEDDAPGAEAAPAEEPAEEVVSEEIPIPPEEEPEEDDGVLELTERVETHGDIDVYAAAAPEPAYTPPPAPTAWADDAPDVGPGAGLVGDPAAAAAAAAFGHLSSQILMPRDGRTLEDVVRELLRPLLKQWLDDNLPRIVQDTVQSEVERIARGGRV
- a CDS encoding protein-L-isoaspartate O-methyltransferase family protein gives rise to the protein MADLAEARSNMVESQVRPSDVTDIRIHDAMRVIPREDFVPAGKGYLAYTDGPVEYAPGRSLLKPRDVAKLLQMAKPVAGERALAIAAPYAAAILEALEVVVDRLDDGDLKTVPGSNYDLIVVEGAVSRAPEAWLKALAPGGRLAVVERDGPVGKAALYVRADDEIGRRTVFDATPPMLAGFEAQHGFAF
- a CDS encoding flavin monoamine oxidase family protein, translating into MNRDLMNGSGLSRRSFLESLGGMGGSALLMAGMTALGFDIASANAAPPELGAGGKGKKVIVLGAGVAGMTSAYELSKAGYEVTVIEARAFAGGRCQTARKGFKLTELGGETQECDFDDGLYINHGPWRIPYHHRSTLHYTKLFNVPLEMFVNDNDASYVAMTKGTGPLAGKAIRKGQIAADARGSAAEILAKQVKQGALDQQMTADDREKFLAYLTHEGYLTADLAYKGTDGRGYDVNPGPGMVPGPGKESTPYPLTDVLHSNAWRTLTSVAGYEQQRTMFQPVGGMDQVAKGFERHVGQLIRYSTLVKKYRQNEKGVEVTVSGPDGKVETLSADYCICTIPLSVLRQMDMGVSPKFKAAIGAVSYALVGKIGLQMKTRFWEEKHFIYGGHVYTDNPEINTITVPSTGYQSQKGVLLGYYNFGASAAKVSALSPKARQELAAQGGQVAFPEYAQNVETSFSAAWHRIEHNLGGWAEWSEEGRRDAYPILCEPDGRLYLAGEHLSYLTGWQAGGIESAWQQIAKLHKRAQAA
- a CDS encoding class I SAM-dependent methyltransferase, which translates into the protein MAVPFFDGGQQPLATLGWPASASEAMAMERLPHDFVQCPVCTHVWNRSFRYDAVPYRDSPNRMFNNGVIWQGHLADSCDRLVRRMPPHPTLVEIGCGEGHFLRALAKASGGDARILGFDPSTHPETGQGFEFHARLFEPLADVVRYAPDAIVIRHVIEHLTDPAALIEALAWGASQLDKPCWLFAESPCIDRVFATGRLADFFYEHTSHFTTNSFRTLMARAGEVFELAHGYDGEVVYALVKLGVPAAIAAQAQAAERFMAESQDHRVAIRRQIDDLAAGDRSIVVWGGTGKGAAFMHQFGLDAERFPLVVDSDPSKVGTFVPGTGQPIQFRDVLKARPPEVVIIPMQWRAADIVREMETQGISAALILIEHNGRLIDFNRERHPYR